In a single window of the Brevinematales bacterium genome:
- a CDS encoding GNAT family N-acetyltransferase, translating into MEYLRLVEPSEVYKDSYLEMYDEWKRSGEEFTPWSLGLDPSDFPALVEQLKGYSIGVGVPPDFVENSTYWLINSYGRVLGGVNIRHRLNEHLAASGGHIGYGIRPSERRKGYAAEQLRLALDIMGEMGIRKVLIVCDKDNPGSAKTILKNGGALDSEAEDPETGKLFQRYWIEL; encoded by the coding sequence ATGGAATATTTACGTTTGGTGGAACCGTCGGAAGTATACAAGGACTCCTATCTCGAGATGTACGACGAATGGAAACGGAGCGGGGAGGAGTTTACCCCGTGGAGCCTCGGGCTTGACCCGTCGGACTTTCCCGCGCTGGTCGAGCAGTTAAAGGGCTATTCCATCGGGGTGGGTGTGCCTCCCGACTTCGTGGAAAACTCGACCTACTGGCTGATAAACTCATACGGCAGGGTGCTCGGCGGTGTGAATATCCGCCACCGTCTCAACGAACATCTTGCGGCAAGCGGGGGGCATATCGGCTACGGTATCCGTCCGTCCGAACGCCGGAAGGGATACGCCGCCGAACAGCTCCGTCTCGCCCTCGATATCATGGGGGAAATGGGTATCAGGAAAGTACTGATCGTGTGCGATAAGGACAATCCTGGCTCGGCGAAAACGATCCTGAAGAACGGCGGGGCGCTGGATTCGGAGGCCGAGGACCCGGAGACCGGGAAACTCTTCCAGCGGTACTGGATCGAGTTATAG
- a CDS encoding DJ-1/PfpI family protein — protein sequence MPKIAVLLADGFEEIEAITIIDILRRANLDVVTAGLKPGNITGAHAIPVTPDTGIDSIRADDFDMIILPGGGPGTKTLKADPRVAELVRQFYNRGKLTGAICAAPTVLYAAGILNQKRVTSFPGTDAEMPDVHYSTDTVVWDGNLVTSRAAGTAGVFALSIVAKFAGQASADKLKSAMLY from the coding sequence ATGCCGAAAATAGCGGTTCTGCTCGCCGACGGTTTCGAGGAAATCGAGGCGATAACGATAATAGACATCCTGCGGCGGGCGAATCTGGATGTGGTTACGGCGGGGCTGAAGCCGGGAAATATCACCGGCGCGCATGCTATTCCTGTGACGCCGGATACGGGTATCGACTCTATCCGCGCGGACGACTTCGACATGATTATCCTGCCGGGAGGCGGGCCGGGCACGAAGACCCTGAAGGCCGACCCGCGTGTAGCGGAACTGGTCCGTCAGTTCTACAACCGTGGCAAACTGACCGGGGCTATCTGCGCCGCTCCGACCGTGCTTTACGCGGCGGGGATACTCAACCAGAAACGGGTGACGTCGTTCCCGGGCACGGACGCCGAGATGCCGGACGTGCATTACTCGACCGATACGGTGGTATGGGACGGAAACCTGGTAACAAGCCGCGCCGCCGGAACAGCGGGCGTGTTCGCGCTCTCGATAGTCGCGAAGTTCGCGGGGCAGGCTTCCGCCGATAAGCTGAAAAGCGCGATGCTGTACTGA
- a CDS encoding alpha-amylase: protein MAQFNTGPKIYNLFPRLVGYMHDWVQHYDRIAAMGFDWLYINPFHYPGFSGSLYAPKDYYDFNPIFADKSSAIPPMVQLQNAMGEAKKRGIKVMMDLVINHTAKDHPFVKLHPDWYEMNEKGEVKSPGAWDGPNYNEWGDLAEINNANSPDKKKLWAYWKELVEFYIDKGVDGFRADAAYQVPAELWSYLIEAGKKKNKDVRFFAESLGCTQEQALALGEAGFDYLFNSSKYWNFQEDWLLRQYNQTREVAPSIAFPESHDTPRLAYEYQNNIALIKQRIIFTAFFSTGWMVPIGMEFGFKNKTDVVSTYPKDWEEVNYDISGLITGINETRSKYRIFNEECRIEIVHNDNWANIICLLKTSQNGKEKVMIVINKDPFNRQRLFFSDLAGVIGAKPGGKIIDLSFEHPMTDVAVSQFEYMLNPSDIRILYTSL from the coding sequence ATGGCGCAATTCAACACCGGCCCGAAAATCTATAACCTTTTCCCCCGTCTGGTGGGATATATGCATGACTGGGTTCAGCATTACGACCGGATAGCCGCTATGGGATTCGACTGGCTCTATATCAACCCGTTCCATTATCCGGGGTTCTCCGGGAGTCTCTACGCCCCCAAGGATTACTACGATTTCAACCCTATTTTCGCGGATAAAAGCTCGGCGATACCGCCGATGGTACAGCTCCAGAACGCTATGGGCGAGGCCAAGAAACGCGGGATAAAGGTGATGATGGACCTGGTCATCAATCATACCGCGAAGGATCACCCGTTCGTGAAGCTCCATCCCGACTGGTATGAAATGAACGAGAAGGGCGAAGTGAAAAGCCCCGGCGCATGGGACGGCCCGAACTATAACGAATGGGGCGACCTCGCCGAGATCAATAACGCGAATTCCCCGGATAAGAAGAAACTCTGGGCATACTGGAAGGAACTGGTGGAGTTTTATATCGATAAGGGTGTGGACGGGTTCCGGGCGGACGCGGCGTACCAAGTTCCCGCGGAATTATGGTCGTACCTCATCGAGGCGGGTAAGAAGAAGAATAAGGACGTGCGCTTCTTCGCGGAAAGCCTCGGGTGTACCCAGGAACAGGCACTCGCTCTCGGCGAGGCGGGGTTCGATTACCTGTTCAATAGTTCTAAGTACTGGAATTTTCAGGAGGACTGGCTCCTCCGTCAATATAACCAGACCCGCGAGGTCGCCCCGTCGATCGCGTTCCCGGAGTCGCACGATACCCCGCGTCTGGCATACGAATACCAGAACAATATCGCGCTCATCAAACAGCGCATCATATTTACCGCGTTTTTCTCGACCGGGTGGATGGTTCCTATCGGGATGGAGTTCGGCTTCAAGAACAAGACCGATGTGGTCAGCACGTACCCCAAGGATTGGGAAGAGGTCAACTACGACATCAGCGGGTTGATCACCGGGATCAACGAGACCCGTTCCAAGTACCGGATATTTAACGAGGAATGCAGGATCGAGATCGTGCATAACGATAACTGGGCGAATATCATCTGCCTCCTGAAAACTTCGCAGAACGGCAAAGAAAAAGTGATGATCGTTATCAATAAAGACCCGTTTAACCGCCAGCGTCTGTTCTTCAGCGACCTCGCGGGAGTGATCGGCGCGAAACCGGGCGGGAAAATAATCGACCTGTCGTTCGAGCATCCGATGACTGATGTCGCGGTCTCCCAGTTCGAATATATGCTCAATCCGTCGGATATACGGATTCTCTATACGTCGTTATAA